One window from the genome of Neospora caninum Liverpool complete genome, chromosome VI encodes:
- a CDS encoding putative B-box zinc finger protein, translated as MASSTPPAAPPRGWASDAVASFSEAAHPTEDRPSRVNVSVIEDLQILAQWEYWIQLSLFTADLHIVGGWSLATPAQEQLFDAKARALKGPTVYSFLDLNELETPQSLENIIAEKRVKADWRKQIFPTAQCRPPFGFEGNPSGTFHVMVCKLALGSVLSKDRESGEPGDANFKTCDIPGEFTALSRREVDDGDRGATDNGANGVYRVLYRVKRAEQVLPTAVLEFEMKPLRIQVLQPVCEMCEALPATLYCVADRAQLCAQCDERVHSATRMLARHIRVPASHSPLQFGFCPYHPSEMIDSVCMTCFVALCPHCILIGSHSSADFSEHPLISTLDAYKMLMQDASPSEEALQERRRRIDRELVEKHRQLGQIHSNFLSVQKRIDEATKNLVGQLSAMKERKTNYLLAVKRELLSEMLVIEWMETFFAHLRLSLNPAEFLSYKHKFDLTMNVFLTRLGSRSRSDKMKGIGDSGTPDEDATRPLALCDKEGGSAPDAKWVSLPSEVEGLEEGRVCGHTKMPRFPDHARDQISIAEEGPIASAAEYIPTLEEATTDPRALPPETREMVAQAREADKRDESLPTLMQILSPLQKVPKAVCRRLWNLLSDNSFLPLLTLLKAADGEQRRRLVAAACNLANAASAVTDLANHLFQFELKWVTHLPASLFLHSSSLLFPFLSFVTSKEMLLPGDLSWLHQVMDPVLAAADSIVASENLTVDQILTETPAKLFRPAGRLFLERLQRLSLADFPCTFRGLLYRLADAVDAHLRESQVATFAPARRVTSPAIATCAETLICCFFGNFIIKYAPKRVVLGDGRDLRTDQTGDALFTDERTDLVGLRRMREIAERSRVPPVYGAMDKLLRQMASFCWEAINAPRRDGERSEGEGDRRGSDSLDAGAALRNVEEQFLAQAGREIVDWCSHQLKLPRLESPLKFSSAVLRKAADEATGEFLQYILRIDREMREGTFRSGTPGLTERDVATPAYEELLEFAIRASTYEDPSSQALSWR; from the exons aTGGCGAGCTCCACGCCGCCCGCAGCCCCTCCCAGGGGCTGGGCATCGGACGCGGTCGCGTCGTTCAGCGAGGCTGCTCATCCAACCGAAGACCGTCCAAGTCGAGTGAACGTCTCAGTCATCGAGGACTTGCAGATTCTCGCGCAGTGGGAGTACTGGATTCAGCTGTCGCTCTTCACGGCGGATCTCCACATTGTGGGCGGCTGGAGCTTGGCCACGCCTGCTCAGGAGCAACTCTTTGACGCCAAAGCGAGA GCGTTGAAAGGCCCTACTGTGTACTCATTCCTCGACCTGAATGAACTGGAGACGCCCCAGTCTCTGGAGAACATAATCGCCGAGAAGCGCGTGAAGGCTGACTGGAGGAAACAAATCTTTCCGACTGCACAGTGCCGACCACCCTTCGGCTTCGAAGGCAATCCTTCAGGAACTTTCCACGTCATGGTCTGTAAACTGGCGCTTGGATCCGTGCTCTCGAAAGACCGCGAATCGGGCGAGCCAG GTGATGCGAACTTCAAAACCTGCGACATTCCTGGAGAATTTACAgctctctcgcgcagagAAGTCGACGACGGGGACCGCGGAGCAACTGACAATGGGGCAAA CGGGGTCTACCGCGTCTTGTACAGAGTCAAGCGCGCCGAGCAGGTGCTTCCGACGGCAGTGCTGGAGTTTGAAATGAAGCCGCTCCGGATTCAGGTTCTCCAGCCGGTGTGCGAGATGTGCGAGGCTCTTCCTGCGACGCTCTACTGCGTTGCTGACCGCGCGCAGCTCTGCGCCCAGTGCGACGAAAGGGTTCACTCCGCAACGCGCATGCTGGCCCGACATATCCGAGTCCCTGCCTCGCAT TCTCCCCTGCAGTTTGGCTTCTGCCCCTACCATCCTTCGGAAATGATTGATTCTGTCTGCATGACG TGCTTCGTGGCTCTATGTCCTCACTGCATCCTCATCGGCAGTCACTCTTCCGCAG ATTTCTCCGAGCATCCACTGATCTCCACTCTTGACGCCTACAAGATGCTTATGCAGGATGCCTCACCG AGTGAAGAGGCGTTgcaagagaggcgccgccgcatCGATCGCGAGCTCGTGGAAAAGCACCGCCAACTCGGCCAGATCCACTCGAattttctctccgtccagAAACGGATCGACGAAGCGACAAA GAACTTGGTGGGCCAGCTGTCTGCaatgaaggagagaaaaacaaactACCTTCTCGCCGTCAAGCGCGAACTCCTCAGCGAAATGCTCGTCATCGAGTGGATGGAG ACCTTCTTTGCccatctgcgtctctcccttaaTCCGGCGGAGTTCCTCAGCTACAAACACAAATTCGACCTGACG ATGAACGTTTTCCTTACTCGTCTCGGGTCTCGGTCGAGGAGCGACAAGATGAAAGGAATCGGCGACAGTGGAACTcccgacgaagacgcaacACGCCCCCTGGCTCTCTGTGACAAGGAAG GCGGGAGTGCCCCAGACGCGAAGTGGGTGAGCCTACCCTCCGAGGTCGAAGGGCTGGAGGAAGGGCGGGTCTGCGGCCACACGAAAatgccgcgtttccccgaTCATGCGCGAGACCAAATTTCCAtcgcggaagaaggcccCATCGCCAGCGCCGCCGAATACATCC CTACTTTGGAAGAAGCTACAACGGACCCCCGCGCTCTTCCGCCGGAAACGCGTGAGATGGTGGCTcaggcgcgcgaggctgATAAGCGAGACGAGAGTCTCCCTACCCTCATGCAGATTCTCAGCCCTCTGCAGAAAGTCCCGAAGGCCGTGTGCCGCCGGCTCTGGAATCTGTTATCTGACAACAGTTTCCTCCCGCTGTTAACGCTGCTCAAG GCTGCCGATGGCGAGCAGCGTCGGAGACTCGTGgctgctgcatgcaaccTGGCGAATGCTGCCTCTGCAGTTACGGACCTCGCGAATCATCTCTTTCAG TTCGAGTTGAAGTGGGTCACTCACCTGCCGGCATCGCTGTTCCTTCactcgtcgtcgctgctcttccccttcctgtCGTTCGTCACGTCGAAGGAGATGCTGTTGCCCGGCGACTTGTCGTGGCTGCACCAGGTGATGGATCCCGTCTTGGCGGCTGCAGACAGCATTGTCGCCTCGGAGAATTTGACTGTCGACCAGATTCTCACGGAGACGCCTGCGAAGCTCTTTCGCCCCGCAGGCCGTCTATTTCtggagcggctgcagcggctgtcGCTGGCCGACTTCCCGTGCACGTTTCGGGGGCTGCTCTATCGCCTCGCGGACGCCGTCGACGCGCACCTTCGCGAGTCGCAGGTCGCCACGTTTGCGCCTGCGCGCCGCGTGACCTCGCCCGCGATCGCCACGTGCGCAGAGACGCTGATTTGCTGCTTTTTCGGTAACTTCATCATCAAGTACGCTCCGAAGCGCGTCGTCCTGGGCGACGGCCGAGATCTGAGGACCGACCAGACCGGGGACGCCCTCTTCACAGACGAAAGAACCGACCTCGTTGGCCtgcgccgcatgcgcgagaTTGCGGAGCGGTCGCGCGTGCCGCCCGTGTACGGAGCCATGGACAAGCTGCTGCGGCAAATGGCCAGTTTCTGCTGGGAAGCAATCAACGCGCcgcggcgagacggcgaacgcAGCGAGGGGGAAGGTgacaggcgaggcagcgactCGCTAGACGCAGGCGCTGCCCTGCGGAACGTGGAAGAACAGTTCCTTGCCcaagcgggaagagaaattGTCGACTGGTGCTCCCACCAACTGAAGCTGCCGCGGCTAGAATCGCCGCTAAAGTTCAGCTCCGCAGTCCTGCGGAAAGCTGCAGACGAAGCCACGGGAGAGTTCTTGCAATACATCTTGCGAATCGACCGCGAGATGCGCGAAGGAACGTTCCGGTCCGGAACCCCTGGGCTCACCGAGAGAGATGTGGCCACACCGGCCTACGAGGAACTCCTGGAGTTCGCCATCCGAGCAAGCACATATGAAGACCCTTCCTCACAGGCGCTCAGCTGGCGTTAA